One region of Anopheles moucheti unplaced genomic scaffold, idAnoMoucSN_F20_07 scaffold_38_ctg1, whole genome shotgun sequence genomic DNA includes:
- the LOC128309150 gene encoding uncharacterized protein LOC128309150 codes for MAKRRLAGLERKLKKNPELQEAVHKLVQEYVLKGYAHKITKKELEETPACSVWYLPLNIVQNPRKPGKIRLVWDAAATVGGVSLNSELLKGPDMLCSLPSVIFPFRERRVGFGGDIKEMYHQIRINEKDKQAQRFLFPTNRDETDIFVMDVATFGATCSPSSAQYIKNLNAEEHREEYPEACAAIQFRHYVDDYFDSADTVDEAVKLAKEVNIEEQWNEMVETRLALSSRLDREIVTKLQRMFEICNPLTTIFRHAYERMARLEDVRLHIHARLPGLDQRRYNRPIAEEIGGIFLSSENGQPRDIVLQNRTTGSLIRVYESHQMFDAFQYPILHPYAEVGWSYGMPKELRRVYAQANGRTGDDQPDGNAALVQDEGLRSSRQITPREHAAYRLCTRDGDMSLIHRAERLLQQYSVDQCCKIEEQRLKYQREHQAQLRADAYSGILDYAGLADNQTLDETTSHGRTLDRAGSRIILAPTFPGSDRFMRAQYQDAMGIVRALGKPDLFITVTCNPKWPEVTEALFPQQQAADRPDLTARVFRLKLKAILKDLSAGVLGLEIARIHVIEYQKRGLPHAHCLVILSDADKPRSAADYDRLVSAEIPDSANEELYDTVRKCMMHGPCGRSNPQAPCMKDGVCSKKFPKQFTNETRQAEDGYPVYRRRNDGRTVIVKGVPLNNCYVVPYNPWLCNKYDCHINVEVCSSVASVKYLYKYVYKGHDRVAVSAAESLDEIQQYLDARYISASQAMSTIFGFEMQAKTVTVVQLPIHLEHQQSVVYRANDNMDSVLQRGHHTMLTRFFQLAANEPSVRSLTYQEIPAHYRYAKPSRRLPWYDGTGNQWIPRIRQTDIVVGRMVYCPMSQMERYCLRLMLCYRKGPTSFEDLRTVDGTICASYQQAAIMTGLLQDDLEWERALQEAVSFRMPHQLRQLFALILSEGMPQNPRRLWEVYANHLCEDFHWQHRDRYTSEESDQNRLLRAVEQFRSLRIIDDYLRGTTPMKTLASFPDMPQLGEFSDLPADLLRVDHTSSDNFLIDAERSYSISELDETLASIHVLNTEQRMVYDIVITAVDRNGVGTDCLLQEEQILFFLDGPGGTGKSFLLEKILAYTRRQSKIALAAASSGIAALLLSGGKTVYSTFKLPLTLDENTQCTIPVQSSLANLMRQASLIVWDEASMSSRYALEAVDRTLQDIVGVRRSFGGKVMLLCGDFRQILPIVPKGTHAQVVQQCIKKSELWQQFQVLRLKTNMRVQTAPDAQHANDIKEFADFLLRIGEGRHPTFLGSDPSIAKLPRDMVLPRTTNLEADVRSLISRVYPDIRQNYHQPQYFTDRAILSPKNLDVTAINNTVLQQLPGSEKEYLSVDTLVNQEEHDALQLPTEFLHSLNMSGIPVHRLLLKQYTPVLLLRNLNTERGLCNGTRLQIIALKSNCLHARILTGKHQGDDVLLPRIFCDSNDASLPFQIRRKQFPVQVCFAMTINKAQGQSLHHLGLYLPNEVFAHGQLYVALSRVTSRSNVKVLIVNPERENQNGVAVKNVVYQEVIRD; via the exons ATGGCGAAACGGCGGCTGGCTGGACTAGAGCGGAAGTTAAAGAAAAATCCCGAATTGCAAGAAGCGGTGCATAAGCTAGTACAAGAGTACGTATTGAAGGGGTATGCACATAAGATTACTAAAAAGGAACTAGAAGAAACTCCAGCATGCAGCGTGTGGTATCTCCCACTGAATATAGTTCAGAATCCTCGTAAGCCAGGAAAAATAAGACTTGTGTGGGATGCAGCGGCGACAGTTGGAGGTGTAAGTTTAAACTCAGAGCTATTGAAAGGACCTGACATGCTGTGCTCATTACCATCCGTGATATTCCCGTTTCGTGAACGACGTGTTGGATTCGGAGGTGACATTAAAGAGATGTATCACCAAATAAGGATAAATGAGAAGGACAAGCAGGCTCAACGGTTCTTGTTCCCAACTAACCGCGATGAAACGGATATTTTTGTGATGGATGTAGCAACATTCGGAGCGACGTGTTCTCCCAGCAGTGCGCAGTACATAAAAAACCTGAACGCAGAGGAACATCGCGAAGAATATCCAGAGGCTTGTGCGGCTATACAATTTCGTCATTACGTTGACGATTACTTCGATAGTGCTGATACTGTTGACGAAGCGGTGAAATTAGCTAAGGAAGTGAA CATTGAGGAGCAATGGAACGAAATGGTCGAAACGCGCTTGGCACTGAGCAGCAGGTTAGATCGcgaaattgtaacaaaactCCAGCGAATGTTTGAAATCTGCAATCCTTTGACCACTATATTCCGTCACGCGTACGAGCGGATGGCACGCCTGGAGGACGTACGGTTGCACATTCATGCGCGATTGCCCGGTCTTGATCAGCGTCGCTATAACCGACCCATCGCTGAAGAAATTGGTGGTATATTCCTCAGCTCCGAGAATGGTCAACCGCGTGATATCGTCCTGCAGAACCGCACTACCGGGAGCCTCATCCGGGTATACGAATCTCACCAGATGTTTGATGCGTTTCAATATCCGATCCTACATCCATACGCTGAAGTAGGCTGGTCGTATGGCATGCCAAAGGAACTGCGTCGTGTTTATGCTCAAGCAAATGGCCGCACTGGCGATGACCAACCCGACGGTAATGCTGCTTTGGTACAAGACGAAGGTTTACGCTCATCACGACAAATAACTCCCCGCGAACATGCCGCCTATCGGTTATGTACACGGGACGGGGATATGTCATTGATACACCGTGCCGAACGACTGCTGCAACAGTATAGTGTAGATCAATGTTGTAAAATTGAAGAGCAACGACTGAAATATCAACGGGAACACCAGGCGCAGCTACGAGCCGATGCTTACTCTGGTATTCTGGACTACGCAGGTTTAGCAGATAACCAAACTCTCGATGAAACTACCAGTCACGGACGAACGTTGGATCGCGCTGGGTCGCGTATTATTCTTGCACCAACGTTTCCCGGCAGCGACCGGTTCATGCGGGCCCAATACCAGGACGCAATGGGCATTGTACGTGCGTTAGGAAAACCCGATCTCTTCATTACAGTTACTTGCAACCCAAAGTGGCCAGAAGTAACCGAAGCGTTGTTTCCACAACAACAAGCCGCTGATCGACCGGATCTCACAGCTCGCGTTTTTCGTCTAAAACTTAAAGCCATCCTAAAAGACCTTTCAGCGGGTGTGCTTGGGCTTGAGATAGCACGCATACACGTGATCGAGTATCAAAAACGTGGTCTCCCGCATGCCCACTGTCTGGTGATTCTGAGTGATGCTGACAAACCACGGTCGGCAGCCGACTACGACCGACTGGTGTCAGCTGAAATTCCTGACTCGGCAAACGAGGAGCTTTATGACACGGTGCGCAAGTGCATGATGCACGGACCATGTGGTCGGTCGAATCCACAAGCACCCTGCATGAAAGACGGCGTGTGCTCGAAAAAATTTCCCAAGCAATTCACCAACGAAACACGCCAGGCAGAGGACGGTTATCCAGTTTATCGACGCCGCAACGATGGCCGCACTGTCATTGTTAAAGGTGTACCATTGAACAACTGTTATGTGGTGCCGTACAACCCATGGCTATGTAATAAGTACGACTGCCATATCAACGTTGAAGTGTGCTCGAGCGTGGCCagtgtgaaatatttatacAAATATGTCTACAAGGGCCACGATCGTGTTGCCGTTTCTGCTGCTGAGTCTTTGGACGAGATACAGCAATATTTGGACGCTCGATACATTTCTGCGTCTCAGGCCATGTCGACCATCTTCGGCTTTGAGATGCAGGCCAAAACGGTAACTGTTGTTCAGTTGCCAATACATTTAGAACATCAGCAAAGTGTCGTATATCGAGCGAACGATAATATGGATTCCGTGCTTCAACGAGGCCACCACACCATGCTGACGCGCTTCTTCCAGCTGGCAGCAAACGAACCGAGCGTCCGTTCACTAACGTACCAGGAGATCCCGGCCCATTATCGATACGCTAAACCCTCGCGGCGATTACCGTGGTACGATGGCACAGGAAACCAATGGATCCCGCGCATTCGTCAGACCGACATTGTAGTTGGCCGTATGGTTTACTGTCCCATGTCGCAGATGGAACGTTACTGCTTGCGTCTGATGTTATGCTACCGAAAGGGTCCTACATCATTCGAGGATCTGAGGACAGTTGACGGTACGATTTGTGCATCCTACCAGCAAGCAGCCATCATGACCGGACTACTGCAGGACGATCTTGAGTGGGAACGAGCGCTCCAGGAAGCCGTTTCGTTCCGAATGCCCCATCAACTGCGCCAACTATTTGCCCTCATCCTTTCAGAAGGTATGCCGCAAAATCCACGTCGACTTTGGGAGGTGTATGCGAACCACCTATGCGAAGATTTTCATTGGCAACATAGGGATCGATACACTTCCGAGGAATCGGACCAAAATCGGTTGTTGCGTGCGGTAGAACAGTTTCGAAGCTTGCGTATCATCGACGATTATCTTCGCGGAACGACTCCTATGAAAACACTGGCCAGTTTTCCGGACATGCCACAGCTCGGTGAGTTTTCCGATTTACCAGCCGATCTCCTCCGAGTTGACCATACGTCGAGTGATAATTTTCTGATCGATGCTGAGCGTTCATACAGTATCAGCGAACTGGATGAAACACTTGCTTCGATACATGTGCTCAATACTGAGCAGCGTATGGTGTATGATATTGTGATTACAGCGGTGGACCGTAATGGAGTGGGAACGGATTGTCTTCTTCAAGAGGAACAAATCCTGTTCTTTCTGGACGGACCTGGTGGCACCGGCAAATCTTTCCTTCTTGAAAAGATTTTGGCTTACACGCGTCGCCAGTCGAAGATAGCTCTCGCTGCAGCATCGAGTGGAATCGCCGCATTGCTTCTTAGTGGCGGGAAAACGGTGTACTCTACTTTCAAACTGCCCCTTACGTTAGATGAGAACACGCAATGCACCATACCTGTCCAGTCGTCACTAGCGAACCTGATGCGGCAGGCGTCGTTGATCGTCTGGGACGAAGCTTCAATGAGCAGTCGCTACGCCCTCGAAGCCGTCGACCGTACTCTGCAGGACATCGTGGGTGTACGTCGGTCATTTGGTGGTAAGGTGATGTTGCTCTGCGGTGACTTTCGCCAGATTTTACCAATCGTCCCGAAAGGTACTCATGCACAAGTGGTGCAGCAGTGTATCAAAAAGAGTGAACTATGGCAACAGTTCCAAGTTTTGCGCTTGAAAACTAATATGCGGGTTCAAACGGCACCGGATGCGCAACATGCAAATGACATAAAGGAGTTTGCCGACTTTTTGCTCCGCATTGGAGAGGGCCGCCATCCAACGTTCCTAGGATCGGATCCTTCAATTGCCAAGCTCCCTCGCGACATGGTACTGCCCCGTACAACCAACCTGGAGGCCGACGTTCGATCGTTAATCAGCCGAGTTTACCCGGATATTAGACAAAACTATCACCAACCGCAATATTTTACTGATCGTGCAATCCTGTCACCGAAAAACTTGGATGTAACAGCCATTAATAATACCGTTCTTCAACAACTTCCTGGTTCCGAAAAAGAATACCTATCAGTTGACACGTTGGTTAACCAAGAAGAGCATGATGCGCTACAGCTGCCCACTGAATTCCTCCACTCGCTCAACATGAGCGGAATTCCGGTTCATCGGCTTCTTCTAAAGCAATATACACCGGTATTACTTTTGCGAAATCTAAATACCGAACGCGGACTGTGCAATGGGACGCGCCTGCAAATCATCGCACTTAAATCGAACTGCTTACATGCACGAATTTTGACTGGCAAACATCAAGGAGACGACGTGCTATTGCCCCGGATCTTCTGTGACAGCAACGATGCGAGCCTTCCATTTCAAATCCGTCGCAAGCAGTTTCCAGTCCAGGTTTGTTTTGCGATGACAATTAACAAGGCGCAAGGCCAGTCCCTGCACCATCTTGGCCTGTACTTGCCCAACGAGGTGTTCGCGCACGGACAGCTGTACGTAGCACTGTCCCGAGTAACCTCGCGATCAAATGTAAAGGTGCTCATCGTGAACCCTGAGCGAGAAAATCAAAACGGTGTTGCGGTGAAGAATGTCGTGTACCAAGAGGTTATCAGGGATTAA